TCGCGAACACGGCCGCGATGTGCTTCTCCAGCGTGCCGACGCCGATATGCATCTGGCGGGCGATCTCGGTGTTGGAATAGCCCTGGGCCATCAGCTCCAGCGACTGCGCCTCGCGGGCCGTCAGCGCGGCCAGCGGATCATGCTTCGAGCGCAGCAGCCCCGACACCACCTGCGGATCGAGCGCCGTGCCGCCGGCATGGACGCGTCGGATCGCGTCGGTGAGCGAATCCAGCGACGTCACCCGCTCCTTGAGCAGATAGCCCAGGCCGCCCTGCCCGCTGGCGAACAGCTCCTCGGCATACAACGACTCGAGGTATTGCGACAGGATCAGGATCGCCACCCCGGGATGGTCGCGACGCAGCCGCAATGCCGCCCGGATGCCCTCATCGGTGAAATCCGGCGGCAGGCGCACGTCGAGCATCGCCACATCGGGACGCGCCCGGCCCACGTCGGCCAGCAACTGCTCGGCATCGCCATAGGCGCCGGCAACCTCGAACCCGGCCTCGTCGAGCAGCCGCACCAGGCCCTCGCGCAGCAGCGTGGAGTCCTCGGCCAGCACCACCCGCACCGCCGGGCCGGACATCATGCTCGATTGCTCCAATCGGTCAGGGGAATGCGCAGGGTGATCGTGGTGGGACCGCCGGCCGGCTGGCCAGCGTGAAGCTGCCACCCAGGCCCTGCATCCTGCGGGCCACCCCGTCGAGGCCGTGGCCGGGCACCACCACGGCACCACCCACACCATTGTCACGCACCCTCACCTGCACCGCCGGCGGCTGATCGGTGCGGGCCGGGTCGGTGAGCGTCGGGCAGGGGCCCTGCGCGCCCGGATTGGTGGCCTGCGGGGAGCCGGCGGGCAACGCGTCCACCATGATCTCGGCGCTGCTCGCCTGTGCGTGCTTGGCCACATTGGCCAACAATTCCGAGGTGGCCAGCAGCAGCCCCTGGGCGCTGGTCTGCTCGATGCCCTGGGGACGGTCGAGCTGCTCGGGCAGGTGGTTGGTCACCCGCACCGGAAGCGTGGCGCGCTCCGCCAACGACTCCAGGGCGGCACCCAGCCCGCGCTCCACGAGCAAGGGGTGCACCAGGCCGCGCGACAGGTCGCGCAGCTCCTCCAGGGTGTCCTGCGAACGGTCGCGCAGCTCGTCGAGCATCGCCGCGGCCCGCTGCGGGTCGTCGGCAAGGTGTCGCTTGGCGGTGTCCAGGTCCATCTGCATGCGCAGCAACTGCTGTTGGGGCCCGTCGTGCACATTGCGCTCCAGGCGACGCAGGGCCTCACCCTCGGCGTCGGCCGAGGCCGAATGGGCGTCGGCCAGCTTGCCGACGCGCCGGTTGAGCTCGGAGATGCGCCGCGTGAGTTCGCGGCTCTTGTTGGCCGACAGCAGCGCGCCACCCAGCAGGCGGTGCATCCACACCAGTGCGAAGGTGAGCACCGGCAGCGTGACCAGCGCGATCACCGCCAGCGCGGTGTCGGCGATGTGCACCCCCATCGCGGAGCGCATCGACGCCGGCAGCAGCAGGTCGCCCAGCGTGTTGATGTCAGCGCTGAGCCGAATCCAATGGGTGTCCAGCCAGGTGCTGACGCCCTGCGCGATCACCGCCAGCCAGACCGCCACCAGGCTGAAGCTGACCATCGACACGATGAAGTTGACGACATTGTGGGCCACGGCGCGCCAGGCGTCGACGTCCAGGATCGCCTGCCACGCCCGGCGCCACAGCGTGGGACTACCGCTCGGGGCAGGGGCGGGTGCCTCGATCGGGGTGGTTCCGGCCCACCGCAGGCGTGCGCGCTCACCGGCGCCGACGGCGCGTGCGCAGATCACCAGCGCCCACAGGCAGGCCATGCCCAGGGGCGTGAGGATCAGCAGCGGGATGCCGGCGGACAGCAGGGAGATGAGCACGCTGAAGGTGACCACCGCCCATGGCAGGCCGCCGAGCAGGTAGCCGAGTCGGCCGGGCACATGGCGCCACGACCACACCCCGCCGAGCATGAGCGACGGCGGTTCAGTTGGCGCATCGGATCGGGTCACGGTGGGGTCTCCGTTCGCAGTGCGCAGGGAGGCTGGGGAACCACTGATTGAGGTCATGCCTCCACTCTTGTCGCGCGGGGCTCATCCTAGAAGGTGGTTGGCCTCCGCATCGGGTGGGGGACAGCCCCCATGTCGCGGTCCGGGCCGGTTCAGGCGACTGTCCGATCTGGTCGGCGGCCCCCACCCCGGCACCGGACGCAGCAGGGTCCCGGACCGATCGGCCCGGGACCCTGCTGGTCACGACAAGGAGGCGTCGAGTCAGCTCGTCGCCACGTCGTCGGGCCTCGGATTGAACTTCGGGTGGTACGACAGGTCGATGCCCTTGGTCTCGGGCAGCGTGAGGATCGTCGCCGCCGATATCAGCAACAGCACGATCACATAGATCACGAACCGATTCGGCGTGGCCGCCCAGGCCGACATGATGTAGGGCGCGGTGCCGCCGAACAGGGCGATCGCAATCGCATAGGGCACGCCGAACGCGGTGGCGCGCACCTCGGTGGGGAACATCTCGGCGTAGGCCGCCGGGGCAATGGCCAGGTAGGCACCCAGCAGCACCAGCATCACGCAGATGGCCACCACCAGACGCCAGAACTCATTGCCACCACGCACCATGTTGTTGAGCGGCACATAGAGCACGGCGCAGCCGATCATGGCGATCAGCATGTTGGTCTTGCGTCCGAACCGGTCGGAGAACATGCCCCACAGCGGCAGCGAGACCATGAACACCAGGTTGCCGATGATGGACGCGCCGAAGGCGTCATTCGTCGAATAGCCCAGGTTCTTCTGCGCCACCGACGCGGTGGACACCGACCAGATGTAGTAGGCGACGGTGAGGCCACAGGTCATGCCGATCACCTGCAGGGCGATCTTCTTGTGCTTGAGCACCTCGCGCACCAGGCTCTTCTTGAGCTCGCCGGCCTTCTTCTCGTCCTCGAAGGCCTCGGTCTCCTCCATGCGTTCGCGAATCCAGAAGGCGAACACGCCCAACACGGCACCGGCCGCGAACGGGATGCGCCAGCCGTACTGGTTCATCGCGTCGGAGCCCAGCGTGTCGCGCAGCACCACACCGAACAGCAGGCCCAGCGTCAGGCCGAACGAACCGGTGACGTAGATGGCGCTCGCCCACAGGCCACGACGGTTGGGCGGGGCCATCTCCGACAGGTAGGTCTGTGCCGACGGCAGCTCACCTCCGTGCGCCAGGCCCTGGATCAGCCGCGCCAACAACAGGATCAGCGACGACCAGGCACCCACCTGGTGGTAGGTCGGGCACACCGCGATGAGCAGCGAGCCACCCGAGGCGAAGATCACGGCGATCGCCAGGGCGTGCTTGCGGCCGATGCGGTCGGCCAGCCAGCCGAAGAAGGCACCACCGAAGGGACGCGCCACGAAGGCGACGGCGAAGATGCCCATCGTCTCCAGGAACGCCGACGTGGGGTCCTTCGAGCTGAACAGTTCGCGGGACATGTAGATGGCGAAACTGGCGTAGATGTTCCAGTCGTACCATTCCAGCGCGTTGCCGACGCCGGTACCCAGCAGGGTACGGAACGCGGATTGACGCGGTGCCGGCGGCGCGGCCGCGGGAATCGTGGTCATAGTTGGGCCTTCTGGGTACTAGTTGGCGTCAGCGAGCGTGCGGGTTGCCAGCTCGGAAAGCAGGGCGGCTGCGTCCAACAGGACGGAGTCGTCGTACAGGGCGAACGGCGAGTGGTTGCCGTGCACCTGTGCGGGGTCCTTGTCGGGCGGGGTGGCCGGCAGGATCGCGAAGGCCCCGGGCACCTGCTCGAGCACCAGCGAGAAGTCCTCGGCGGCGCCCATCGGGTTGGCCATCTCCACGAAGTGGTCGGCACCGAACAGGTCGGTGGCGGTCTTCGCGACCAGGGCGGCACCCTCGTCGTGGTTGATGGTGGCCGGGTAGAGGTTGGTCAGCTTCACATTGGCGGTGACGCCGTGCGAGGCGGCCACGTCGGTGACCACGCGGGGCACCATGTCGAACAGCTGCTGCTGGGCCTGCTTGGAGAAGGCGCGCATCGTGGCCTCGATGGTGGCGGTCTCAGGGATGATGTTGCGTGCCACGCCGGCCTCGACGTGGCCACAGGTGATCACCACCGGGTCCCAGATGTTGAAGTGGCGGGCGATCATCACCTGCAGGGCGGTGATCACCTCGGCCATCGCGGGCACCGGGTCAACGGCCAGGTGCGGCGCGGAGCCGTGGCCGCCCTTGCCGACGAATTCGAAGTCGGCCATGTCGGACGACGCCATGATCGTGCCGGGACGGCAGTAGAAGATGCCGGCCTTGTCGAGGCCCGACCACACGTGCAGGCCATAGGCCGCGTCGACGCGCTTGCCGGCGGCGTCGAGCACGCCCTCGGCGATCATCAGTTCGGCGCCGCGGTCGCTCTCCTCACCGGGCTGGAACATGAACACCACGTCGCCGGGCAGCTCGTCGACCTTGTGCGACAGGGCGCGGGCGGCGCCCACCAGGCCGGTCATGTGGCAGTCGTGGCCGCAGGCGTGCATGGCGCCGTTGGTGCTGGCCCAGGCCAGTCCGGTCTGCTCGACCACGGGCAGCGCGTCCATGTCGCCGCGCAGCAGCACCGTCCTACGGGGGCCGTTCGAGGGGGCCTTGCCGCGCAGCACTGCGGTGATCGAGCTCAGCTTCTTGCCCAGGGTGATCTCCAGCGGCAGTCCCTCGAGCGCCTTGAGGACGCGCTGTTGGGTCTGGGGCAGGTCGAGACCGACCTCCGGGATCTGGTGCAGTTCGTGGCGTAGCGCCACCAGCTCGTCCTGGATGGAGACGAGATACGGGTCTGGGCCAAGCGGCATGTGTTGTTCTCCTCGATGATTCCTGACTGTGCCTATTCGAGCACCGACGGGACCCCTGTGGCCCGTTCGCACAGCCTTGATGCGTAGTTACACGGTGTTTACATGCGCCGTTAGGCTATTGCGCCCGCTTCGTGGGATCTGCCGCGTCCATTGTTGGTGTGGGCGGGTGTGGGTCGGCTCGGGTGTGGGTCGGCCGTCGCCCGCTCCGGTCGGTTAGGTGGGCACCTGTGCGGCGTCATTGCCGCACAACTGTCCACTTAGGACCGAACCGCGGTGGGTAGTGGGTGCAATCGGCACTCAGGGAGGGCCTTTGCAGGGCAGATGACGCAAAAGTCCTCCCTGAAGCGCGGTGGACCACCAGGGCCGACCCGAAACCCCACAAAGTGGGCACCTGTGCGGCGTCATTGCCGCACAACTGTCCACTCAGTGGTGGTGGGCCGGTGGTGGCCGACGGCGATGCAGCGGGTGGACGCGGGTCGCCGGCGGGGGATGGCATTTCGCCGACTTGGGATGATGGGTGCCGTGAGGCACTTCCTGTGACCGGTACCGATACGACCGGCTCCCCCGCGGCCGGCACCCCCGCAACCGGACATGTTGCAGCTGGGCGACATCGTGCAGCTGGACAACGTGCAGCCGGAACCCGTCGGGCCCGCTGGTGGGCGACGTTGTGGCCGCACGGCCTGGCGGGTGTGGCACCTGACCAGGACGCCACCCTGATCGACCTTGCGACGCTGCGTTCCAGCGGTGCCGTCCTGCGCGCCATGGTGCGCCGCGATCCACTCAAGTTCAGCCTCGGGGCACTGGGGGCCGCGCTGGTGAGCGTGGCGAATGTGTCCATCCCGCTGGCCATGGGACGCGCCGTGCAGGTGGGCCTGGTGGACCACCGGTTCAGCGGGTTCGCGCTGTGGCTGGGCGTGGTGGCACTGGCCTATCTGTTGCGTGCGGGCGCCACCACCCTGCGCCTGCACTCGAACATGTCCGCGTCGATGCTGCAGCACGACATGCGCGTGCAGGCCCTGGCCCGCACCGTCGATCCCACCGGGCTGGGCTCGGCCCGGCGCCTGCCCGGCGACCTGCTCACCGTGATGATCACCGACGCCCGCACCACCTCGCGCGCGCTGGTGGCGCTCACCGGCGTCCCCGGCCAGCTGGTCACGCTGATCGGCGCGCTGGTGGCCCTGCTGCTCATCGATTGGCGCCTGTCGGTGGCCGTGCTGGTGCTCACCCCCTTATTGGTGCTGATGTCGCTGAAGGGCCTGGCACCGATCCAGGAGCGCACCCGCGCCGAGCGACGCGCCGAGGCCGCCGCTGCCGGCATCGCCGCCGACCTCACCGAGGGCCTGCGCGTGGTGCAGGGGCTCGGGGCGTCGGCCCGCGCGTCGTCACGTTTCCGCACCGCGAGCCAGACCGGCCTGGCCGCCACGCTGCGCACCCGCACCGCCCGCGGCATCTACAACGCCGTGGTGAGTGGTGCGGTCGGCATCTTCACCGCGCTGCTCACCCTGCTGGGGGCCGTGCTCGCCCTCAACGGCCAGATCACCATCGGCGCGCTGGTCACCGTCGTCGGCCTCGGCCAGACGCTCGCCCCTCCGTTGCGCTCGCTGGGCGTGGACACGG
The window above is part of the Propionibacterium freudenreichii subsp. freudenreichii genome. Proteins encoded here:
- a CDS encoding MFS transporter, which translates into the protein MTTIPAAAPPAPRQSAFRTLLGTGVGNALEWYDWNIYASFAIYMSRELFSSKDPTSAFLETMGIFAVAFVARPFGGAFFGWLADRIGRKHALAIAVIFASGGSLLIAVCPTYHQVGAWSSLILLLARLIQGLAHGGELPSAQTYLSEMAPPNRRGLWASAIYVTGSFGLTLGLLFGVVLRDTLGSDAMNQYGWRIPFAAGAVLGVFAFWIRERMEETEAFEDEKKAGELKKSLVREVLKHKKIALQVIGMTCGLTVAYYIWSVSTASVAQKNLGYSTNDAFGASIIGNLVFMVSLPLWGMFSDRFGRKTNMLIAMIGCAVLYVPLNNMVRGGNEFWRLVVAICVMLVLLGAYLAIAPAAYAEMFPTEVRATAFGVPYAIAIALFGGTAPYIMSAWAATPNRFVIYVIVLLLISAATILTLPETKGIDLSYHPKFNPRPDDVATS
- a CDS encoding sensor histidine kinase; translation: MTSISGSPASLRTANGDPTVTRSDAPTEPPSLMLGGVWSWRHVPGRLGYLLGGLPWAVVTFSVLISLLSAGIPLLILTPLGMACLWALVICARAVGAGERARLRWAGTTPIEAPAPAPSGSPTLWRRAWQAILDVDAWRAVAHNVVNFIVSMVSFSLVAVWLAVIAQGVSTWLDTHWIRLSADINTLGDLLLPASMRSAMGVHIADTALAVIALVTLPVLTFALVWMHRLLGGALLSANKSRELTRRISELNRRVGKLADAHSASADAEGEALRRLERNVHDGPQQQLLRMQMDLDTAKRHLADDPQRAAAMLDELRDRSQDTLEELRDLSRGLVHPLLVERGLGAALESLAERATLPVRVTNHLPEQLDRPQGIEQTSAQGLLLATSELLANVAKHAQASSAEIMVDALPAGSPQATNPGAQGPCPTLTDPARTDQPPAVQVRVRDNGVGGAVVVPGHGLDGVARRMQGLGGSFTLASRPAVPPRSPCAFP
- a CDS encoding response regulator transcription factor, with protein sequence MRVVLAEDSTLLREGLVRLLDEAGFEVAGAYGDAEQLLADVGRARPDVAMLDVRLPPDFTDEGIRAALRLRRDHPGVAILILSQYLESLYAEELFASGQGGLGYLLKERVTSLDSLTDAIRRVHAGGTALDPQVVSGLLRSKHDPLAALTAREAQSLELMAQGYSNTEIARQMHIGVGTLEKHIAAVFAKLGLADTGTEHRRVRAVLAWLRAQ
- a CDS encoding M20 metallopeptidase family protein — its product is MPLGPDPYLVSIQDELVALRHELHQIPEVGLDLPQTQQRVLKALEGLPLEITLGKKLSSITAVLRGKAPSNGPRRTVLLRGDMDALPVVEQTGLAWASTNGAMHACGHDCHMTGLVGAARALSHKVDELPGDVVFMFQPGEESDRGAELMIAEGVLDAAGKRVDAAYGLHVWSGLDKAGIFYCRPGTIMASSDMADFEFVGKGGHGSAPHLAVDPVPAMAEVITALQVMIARHFNIWDPVVITCGHVEAGVARNIIPETATIEATMRAFSKQAQQQLFDMVPRVVTDVAASHGVTANVKLTNLYPATINHDEGAALVAKTATDLFGADHFVEMANPMGAAEDFSLVLEQVPGAFAILPATPPDKDPAQVHGNHSPFALYDDSVLLDAAALLSELATRTLADAN
- a CDS encoding ABC transporter ATP-binding protein, with amino-acid sequence MAPDQDATLIDLATLRSSGAVLRAMVRRDPLKFSLGALGAALVSVANVSIPLAMGRAVQVGLVDHRFSGFALWLGVVALAYLLRAGATTLRLHSNMSASMLQHDMRVQALARTVDPTGLGSARRLPGDLLTVMITDARTTSRALVALTGVPGQLVTLIGALVALLLIDWRLSVAVLVLTPLLVLMSLKGLAPIQERTRAERRAEAAAAGIAADLTEGLRVVQGLGASARASSRFRTASQTGLAATLRTRTARGIYNAVVSGAVGIFTALLTLLGAVLALNGQITIGALVTVVGLGQTLAPPLRSLGVDTASTLASARASADRVRELVATPPAQQFGTADEPPAGPVHLELRGVTTPTITVPLNLAVPPGRQLGMVGPEPVIDELAALVARERRPATGQLLVDARPAAEWSDDGYRARVLAAPREPELFDGTLRENLTLAPDGPLQAEADKALDAAIWASASGDTVAGLPAGVDEMIGEGGQELSGGQRQRIALARALLHADDLLMLVEPTTSVDPITDREIAERMREFRAGRTTMVACSSANELAQADEVVFFGEDGAIIARGPHESLLALDAYREVLS